A window of Brassica napus cultivar Da-Ae unplaced genomic scaffold, Da-Ae ScsIHWf_682;HRSCAF=993, whole genome shotgun sequence genomic DNA:
taatttattcgggGCTATTAGAGCGGGATCCACTTTTTGGGGAATATGAGTCGAAGCAATAACAAGACTATTTCTAGTCGAACATCTTTCACAATCCCTGGAGAGAGAGTTCACCAAGAGACCGAGGGCTAAGTAATTCGACTCATTCACATCAAGATCATGAATGTTTGGAATCCATATTATGCAAGGAGACATTGCTTTTGCTAATTCGAATTGAAGGGTGATATAAAATCGGTCTATTTccgacatcatatccatagTTAGCGCATTCATCATAGTTAGAAGCTCCAGCTCCGTATCAAGTTCACGATCAATATCGTTACTAGCATCAATATCGTCACTATCATCAATATCGATATCATCAAGAAAAAAACCTTTCGGCTTGTTATCCAGGAACTTGTTCAGACATACTGTAATGAAAGGAACATAGGAGTTTGTCGCTAGGTATTTGACCAAATAGGATCGTCCGGTTCCTATAGAACCTATCACTAAAATACTCCTAGAGGGGGATAGGGCTAAGCGGAGCGAAAAGGGTTTTCCATGAGACGGGAAATGAAAACTATTAGCCCCACACGAAgtttgtgaataagtgattgtCTGATAATGAGCAAGGAATATCCGTCTTTCTGCTAAACAGGATGTATTGAACTCATAATTCATTAGATACTTTTTATGAATGTCAACTAAGTATCGTAAGTAAATTGTTCCCGGTTGTTCAATCATTTGATAACCAGAGTCATTCTTTGATAAATGATCACTATGAGTCAGACTCAATAGAATTTGATCAATCCTTTTTTCTGCCCTTAAGGTGGAGAACTGAACCAAGAATTCTCTTTCTTTATCATCAATCGAATCACTGTTCGCGACCCAGGAttctattttatcatcaatccaATCACCGCtcacgttttttctttttcttatcaatGAATAGATGTCTTTACTTGTATGACTTAGATGTCTCGTATTTCTCGAAAAAGTGATTCGATTGATGGGATTTGGTATGATACTTATGAGATCGATGATATCGATGaagtttattttcaaatctgtcTTCTTAGAACGTATTGATTTGACCCCATAAGCGGGATCACCACCCCATAGCATGTTGCCGCCAGAACCCCGTATTTCTTCTAGACAATCTCCTAATTGTTCCAGAGCAACTAGAAAAAGATTCTTTAACCAGAAAGAATTCTGTTCAGATGTAGGATACCTATCCAGAAGTTTTCGCAACTCAATCATGTATGATGGAATCATCAAAGATTTGATCTTTTCGAACTCTGTCTGTAACTCACTATAGGCTCGGGAAACAAAGAGAAGATGTGTACGAACGATATATCCAGcaacaagaagaaggaaaaggatTGAATAGAGGACCTCACGAACATTTGGCGATCTCAGATGTGTCGATATCAACGATGACTCATTATTTCGATGAATCATTTCTTCGGACAGAAGAAGATTATGTAAAGACTTACTCGAAATCTCACTTATCAGATTCCTTTGTGGAAGACACAATTTTTTCTGAAGAATTCGCCATGATATATCTAATCCATACATAATATCATGAAAAATGGATACAAATTTTTGACTGCTACTTAGTATCCGCAATAGGTctgaaaaaatatctaaaaatatcaaatttagatatttgtaCCCTGTCGAAGTAAAGAACCATGGCATATATGTTTGGAATAGATTCCATTTTGAGAGAGTTGAAAAAGCACTATCTCGTTGAAAGGTTCTATCCATCTGCCCTTTGTCAACGCATTTTTTTAGGCAAAGACTCCGTTTTTTCCTCTGTAAATATTTCTCAGAACATGGAGTGTGAATCAAACCCACGTTTGAATTGAAATTGAGATACTGATGCAAGCTCTTCTCTTCTGAATCGGATAGATTCATATCTGAAAGAGTTTGACAATACGTTCTTTCCAAATTTACTCTTTGTCCCTCTATTAGAGGTGTTCCAGAAATGTCTGCAATCGAGTAAATAGCTCTACGAACTAATGGATCGGATCGAATTGGAAAATGGAAAGATTTGTACAAGTTATACCTTTCGTCACCACTTTGTGGAAAATCGTTAGATATGAATATGTTAGATACCTGTGACTCGATTGACGAAGGTGAAATAGTATCTCTCTCCAAAaaagcatgtttttttttaccaccacacgaagaaaatattttgttgtgaaTGAACAAGATAGTGAGGAATTGTCCATACGTAAAATCAGAATTATTGAGACGGGCCTTTTCCACATAAAAAGGGAATCTTTTGTTACAATAGAAGCAGAAGTGATGTGGATTATTCAAGAATCGAAGTCGATTTGctttagaaaaagaagatatcaaTGAACTTCTCTGAAATGGTTTCACGGGATTCAGCCAATTGTCTTGATCGTGGGATACGATTGAGAAATAGGAATCCGTGTTATCAAAAGATTTCCTGCGATTCTTTCTAGTATGGAATGAGTCAATCATCCACTTTGGTATCTTATTGAACAAAAATGGTGATATTGTTCCTCCATTGATCAAGAATTTCGATTTTTGAGAAGTATTATGATCATCCAATAAAAagggtttcaattttttaaaatgaacgaTTTGAAGACCTATTGATTCTAACAACTGATTGCAGGGTTGATCGTTCGGACCTTTCAATTCATAGATGTGGATCTCAGACCTATGAATGGGGATATTCTCGAAACtcacaaagaaaaaaggaagtGAGTTAGACAAAAAGAGAAGTAACTTGGACAAAAAACGAAGTAACTTGGACAAAAAGAAACGAAGTGACTTAGACAaatcttttttatcaataacCTCAGACCAATCAATCGAATATTGATTAATACATAATCGATCGAACACTACTTGAAAACGGCTCTTCCGCTCAGAAACGAAATGTTTCAAATGCTCCTGGAAATTCTTGCTCCCATTGGACCATTTGTATCTATATGCATTAGGATCCCGATTTATGGATCTCTCGGttcgagaaagaaaaataagaggatcgaaccatttcttctgactctttttcaaattcgataaaTGTTGGTTGATCGTATCTTTCATTATAGTTCTATGATTCAGAGTATCATTTCCTATTAGATCCCTTTGAATTCCATATTCGAAGTTGCGATCAGGTctcttcattaaaaagaatcgaTTCAATACATTTCTTATGTACCCATAGGGACTATATTGGAATTGGATTTGAATCAGATTTCGGATCAATCTATATTGATTGACTGCCTCCATTATGTTGTTGCTAGCAAATACCactctttttggttttggatcttCAAAAAAATTCCCGCAGGAGATCCGGACCCAATTTTTTCTGATCCTTCGATAAAaagattcattttcttcataaaaaatagGAGGTAGAACCAATAAagatttctttttcaattcatcCCTGGAGTTGAAAACCTCCTTCAAGAATTGTCTTTGATCCAATCCGTAGGAATCAATAGAAAAGGCAAATCCCTTATGATACACCAGATCCGGCTCGGTTATTGATAGAGTGAATAGATCTGCCATTTCTTGAAATCTCTCTTCTGACTCAAAATCGTGGCGTAACGTGTATCCCCCCCTCTTCCGTTCATGGAAtagatgaaataaataaaaaaatggatttttgttCAAGAATGAAATCTTATTGGAACTGTCCATATCCAGTTCATCCTTCGGAACCGTATCACATCCCAGATCTGATGAAATAGGATGAATTGAGACGGTATTTTGTAAATACGTAATTATCTtgaatatattaactatttctttattttccgatCGCCTGGAAGGGACAAAAGAAACATCTTGTTCTTTCTTCAACAATTTCTGATCCCTAGTGGACCTCTCAGTAGGATTCGAACCCAGATGAAGTTCTGACCATCTGTCAGAGAAAAAAGAACGAATGGCTCTTgtagaattccaaaaaaattcttcGCTTTCTTCCGGAAGCAGATGATTATTCATTCGCTTTTCACGTTCCGTGAATAGCCGGGGCATTGAGGAATATCCAGAAAGGTATTTAGGGAATCGGTCTGATTCTATCTCTCTTCCTTCCGTTTGAATAAAGGAAGGATCCCAAAGAATCGATCTTTCTTTTAGTTGTTGAATCTCTCTTTGATTGATCAATGTGTGATAGTGATATTCCGAATCCTCATTACTAATGGAATCGAAAGGATCTATGAATTGATCAGAAGATCCGTTCAATTGGCTAGAATCCGTTACTTGAACGAAACTAGATCTTGTAGAATCATATTGAATATTTGACGATACATTTCGTACCTTGCTAAAAAATCTATCCTTGTTTACCAACCACACATTGTCTAACCAAATCCAATTCTCTCTCGATATTTTCCTCAAAAAATCCGATTC
This region includes:
- the LOC125605002 gene encoding protein Ycf2 — its product is MKGHQFKSWIFELREIVREIKNSHYFLDSWTQINSVGSFIHIFFHQERFRKLLDPRIFSILLLRNSQGSTSNRYFTIKGVVLFVVAALLYRINNRNMVESKNLYLKGLLPIPMNSIGPRNDTSEESFGSSNINRLIVSLLYFTKGKKISESCFRDPKESTRVLPITKKCIMPESNWSSRWWRNWIGKKRDFCCKISNETVAGIDISFKEKDIKYLEFLFVYYMDDPIRKGHDWELFDRLSPNKRRNIINLNSGQLFEILVKDWICYLMFAFREKIPIEVEGFFKQQGAGSTIQSNDIEHVSHLFSRNKRAISLQNCAQFHMWQFHQDLFVSWGKNPHESDFLRKISRENWIWLDNVWLVNKDRFFSKVRNVSSNIQYDSTRSSFVQVTDSSQLNGSSDQFIDPFDSISNEDSEYHYHTLINQREIQQLKERSILWDPSFIQTEGREIESDRFPKYLSGYSSMPRLFTEREKRMNNHLLPEESEEFFWNSTRAIRSFFSDRWSELHLGSNPTERSTRDQKLLKKEQDVSFVPSRRSENKEIVNIFKIITYLQNTVSIHPISSDLGCDTVPKDELDMDSSNKISFLNKNPFFYLFHLFHERKRGGYTLRHDFESEERFQEMADLFTLSITEPDLVYHKGFAFSIDSYGLDQRQFLKEVFNSRDELKKKSLLVLPPIFYEENESFYRRIRKNWVRISCGNFFEDPKPKRVVFASNNIMEAVNQYRLIRNLIQIQFQYSPYGYIRNVLNRFFLMKRPDRNFEYGIQRDLIGNDTLNHRTIMKDTINQHLSNLKKSQKKWFDPLIFLSRTERSINRDPNAYRYKWSNGSKNFQEHLKHFVSERKSRFQVVFDRLCINQYSIDWSEVIDKKDLSKSLRFFLSKLLRFLSKLLLFLSNSLPFFFVSFENIPIHRSEIHIYELKGPNDQPCNQLLESIGLQIVHFKKLKPFLLDDHNTSQKSKFLINGGTISPFLFNKIPKWMIDSFHTRKNRRKSFDNTDSYFSIVSHDQDNWLNPVKPFQRSSLISSFSKANRLRFLNNPHHFCFYCNKRFPFYVEKARLNNSDFTYGQFLTILFIHNKIFSSCGGKKKHAFLERDTISPSSIESQVSNIFISNDFPQSGDERYNLYKSFHFPIRSDPLVRRAIYSIADISGTPLIEGQRVNLERTYCQTLSDMNLSDSEEKSLHQYLNFNSNVGLIHTPCSEKYLQRKKRSLCLKKCVDKGQMDRTFQRDSAFSTLSKWNLFQTYMPWFFTSTGYKYLNLIFLDIFSDLLRILSSSQKFVSIFHDIMYGLDISWRILQKKLCLPQRNLISEISSKSLHNLLLSEEMIHRNNESSLISTHLRSPNVREVLYSILFLLLVAGYIVRTHLLFVSRAYSELQTEFEKIKSLMIPSYMIELRKLLDRYPTSEQNSFWLKNLFLVALEQLGDCLEEIRGSGGNMLWGGDPAYGVKSIRSKKTDLKINFIDIIDLISIIPNPINRITFSRNTRHLSHTSKDIYSLIRKRKNVSGDWIDDKIESWVANSDSIDDKEREFLVQFSTLRAEKRIDQILLSLTHSDHLSKNDSGYQMIEQPGTIYLRYLVDIHKKYLMNYEFNTSCLAERRIFLAHYQTITYSQTSCGANSFHFPSHGKPFSLRLALSPSRSILVIGSIGTGRSYLVKYLATNSYVPFITVCLNKFLDNKPKGFFLDDIDIDDSDDIDASNDIDRELDTELELLTMMNALTMDMMSEIDRFYITLQFELAKAMSPCIIWIPNIHDLDVNESNYLALGLLVNSLSRDCERCSTRNSLVIASTHIPQKVDPALIAPNKLNTCIKIRRLLIPQQRKHFFTLSYTRGFHLEKKMFHTNGFESITMGSSARDLVALTNEALSISITQKKSIIDTNTIRSALHRQTWDLRSQVRSVQDHGILFYQIGRVVAQNVLISNCPIDPISIYMKKKSCNEGDSYLYKWYFELGTSMKKFTILLYLLSCSAGSVAQDLWSLPGPDEKNRITSYGFIENDSSCHIGPSRTSNCLDLNYPYPEDALYIY